From Oryzias melastigma strain HK-1 linkage group LG15, ASM292280v2, whole genome shotgun sequence, one genomic window encodes:
- the tsnax gene encoding translin-associated protein X: protein MNKRDGEGSSRKNADAAREQSISSSPVVAAFKVFQQELDTKHDKYERLVKISRDITIESKRTIFLLHRVTNVPNTEDVLKEADLKLEGVRQKIGQIAEELRGEDFYQFHRAFTPGIQEYVEAVSFSHYIRHRSLISLEEINARLVYMRAEGVDPKGSGEGVAPGAQVLTFHVTPSDYLLGVADLTGELMRMCISSVGNGDIDTPFQLSQFLRQIHDGFSYIGNTGPYEVSKKLHTLRQSLGKVEDACYTLRVRGSEIPKHMLADVFCSRTALLDPDEGVA from the exons ATGAATAAACGAGACG GCGAAGGATCTTCTCGGAAAAACGCTGATGCGGCTCGCGAGCAGAGCATTAGTTCTTCACCTGTCGTTGCTGCTTTTAAAG TTTTCCAGCAGGAACTCGACACCAAACACGACAAATATGAGCGACTTGTTAAGATCAGTCGAGACATCACCATCGAAAGCAAGAGGACCATTTTCCTTCTACACAGAGTTACCAA TGTACCCAATACAGAGGACGTATTGAAGGAGGCGGATCTAAAACTGGAGGGCGTGAGGCAGAAGATCGGTCAGATCGCAGAGGAGCTGAGAGGAGAAGATTTCTATCAGTTTCACAGAGCTTTTACTCCAG GGATTCAGGAGTATGTGGAAGCCGTCTCCTTCTCGCACTACATCCGACATCGCAGCCTTATCAGCCTGGAGGAGATCAATGCCAGACTGGTGTACATGAGAGCCGAGGGGGTCGATCCTAAG GGCTCAGGTGAAGGTGTGGCGCCGGGAGCCCAGGTTCTGACCTTCCATGTGACGCCTTCAGACTACCTCCTGGGCGTGGCCGATCTGACGGGGGAGCTGATGCGAATGTGCATCAGCAGCGTGGGCAACGGGGACATCGACACGCCCTTCCAGCTGAGCCAGTTCCTGCGGCAGATCCACGACGGCTTCTCCTACATCGGCAACACCGGCCCGTACGAGGTGTCCAAGAAGCTGCACACGCTGCGGCAGAGCCTGGGCAAAGTGGAGGACGCCTGCTACACGCTGCGCGTCCGCGGCTCCGAGATCCCCAAGCACATGCTGGCTGACGTGTTCTGCAGCAGGACCGCCCTCCTGGACCCAGACGAAGGGGTGGCGTGA